The proteins below are encoded in one region of Salmo salar chromosome ssa02, Ssal_v3.1, whole genome shotgun sequence:
- the LOC106595093 gene encoding zinc finger protein 501: MLTILITFWTMSSLNYSAHAKEEDVCWTEKQGMWLNIVVKEEEEEKDVTVKGDEEASRVKDEEEITVTMKEENEEEEYEIGDLINTRERPDSEEPEPETSEPARRNHCSYCGKSFNQLGDLKKHERIHTGEKPHKCSQCGQCFTWLQNLKQHQIIHTGEKPYQCSQCEKAFTRLAHLKEHKIVHTGEKPFHCSQCEKRFTKLGILKQHERTHTEEKPYHCSQCGKRFSLAKYLKEHEKIHTGEKPGEKLFLCSLCGKSFTQSTHLKSHTRTHTGEKPYQCSVCGKSFSQSSCLKKHKRIHTGEKPYHCSLCGKSFTRLDYLKSHNRTHTVEKPLHTVEMALHTGEKSSL; encoded by the exons ATGCTAACTATCTTAATAACATTCTGGACCATGAGCTCACTAAACTACTCTGCCCATGCAAAAGAAGAGGATGTCTGCTGGACTGAGAAACAGGGTATGTGGCTTAATATtgtcgtgaaagaagaagaggaagagaaggatgtcACCGTGAAAGGCGATGAAGAAGCGTCCAGAGTGAAAGATGAGGAAGAGATTACTGTCACAATGAAAGAGGAGAACGAGGAAGAAGAGTATGAGAttggagatctgattaacaccc gagagagaccagactcagaGGAACCAGAGCCAGAGACGTCCGAACCAGCAAGACGAAATCACTGTTCCTACTGTGGAAAGAGCTTTAACCAGTTAGGGGACCTAAAGAAACATGAGAggatacatacaggagagaagcctcacaaatgctcccagtgtggacaGTGTTTTACCTGGTTACAGAATCTAAAACAACATCAAATAATACACACAGGCGAGAAGCCTTACCAATGCTCTCAGTGTGAAAAGGCTTTTACCCGGTTAGCACACCTGAAAGAACATAAAATAGTACACACGGGAGAAAAACCTttccactgctctcagtgtgaAAAGCGGTTTACCAAGTTAGGGATCCTAAAACAGCATGAGAGGACGCACACAGAAGAAAAGCCCTACcattgctcccagtgtggaaagagattttCCTTAGCAAAGTACCTGAAGGAGCATGAAAAAATACATACAGGAGAAAAACCCGGAGAGAAGCTTTTCCTCTGCTCCCTGtgcggaaagagttttacccagtcaACCCACCTGAAAtcccacacaagaacacacacaggggagaagccttatcaATGCTCTGTTTGTGGAAAGAGTTTTTCTCAATCAAGTTGTCTGAAAAAACATaagagaatacacactggagagaagccttaccactgctccctgtgcggaaagagttttacccggtTAGATTACCTGAAATCacataacagaacacacacagtagAGAAGCCTTTACACACAGTAGAGATGGctttacacacaggagagaagtcatcattgtaa